From Pseudonocardia autotrophica, one genomic window encodes:
- the mraY gene encoding phospho-N-acetylmuramoyl-pentapeptide-transferase encodes MRGVFLAAGLALAVSILLTPYLIRFFAKQGFGQEIREDGPQSHQSKRGTPTMGGVAILIAIWVGYLGSHAFTREPITASALLVLFLTTALGLVGFIDDFLKIRRQRNLGLNKTSKIVGQVLTATIFGILAVRFANERNLTPASESLSFVRDITILSFGVVGFVLLCNLIVAAWSNAVNLTDGLDGLAAGTAAMVLGTYVIIAFWQFRNSCAIAASAGCYEVRDPLDVGLVAAAAMGGCIGFLWWNAAPARIFMGDTGSLALGGLLAGLSMVTRTELLLVVIGGVFVVEALSVSLQIVVFRTSRRRLFRMAPFHHHFELAGWAETTVIIRFWLLAAICAAMGLGIFYSEWLAASGSA; translated from the coding sequence GTGAGGGGAGTCTTCCTGGCCGCGGGCCTCGCGCTCGCGGTGTCCATCCTGCTGACGCCGTACCTGATCCGCTTCTTCGCCAAACAGGGCTTCGGGCAGGAGATCCGCGAGGACGGGCCGCAGAGCCACCAGTCCAAGCGCGGCACCCCGACGATGGGCGGCGTGGCGATCCTGATCGCCATCTGGGTCGGGTACCTGGGCTCGCACGCCTTCACCCGGGAACCGATCACCGCATCCGCGCTGCTCGTGCTGTTCCTGACCACGGCGCTGGGCCTGGTCGGCTTCATCGACGACTTCCTCAAGATCCGCCGCCAGCGCAACCTCGGGCTGAACAAGACGTCCAAGATCGTCGGTCAGGTCCTGACCGCGACGATCTTCGGCATCCTGGCCGTCCGGTTCGCCAACGAGCGGAACCTGACCCCGGCCTCGGAGAGCCTGTCGTTCGTCCGGGACATCACCATCCTGAGCTTCGGCGTGGTCGGGTTCGTGCTGCTGTGCAACCTGATCGTCGCGGCCTGGTCGAACGCGGTGAACCTGACCGACGGGCTGGACGGCCTGGCGGCCGGTACCGCCGCGATGGTGCTCGGCACCTACGTGATCATCGCGTTCTGGCAGTTCCGCAACAGCTGCGCGATCGCGGCGTCGGCCGGCTGCTACGAGGTACGGGACCCGCTCGACGTCGGCCTGGTCGCCGCCGCCGCGATGGGCGGCTGCATCGGCTTCCTCTGGTGGAACGCCGCGCCCGCCCGGATCTTCATGGGCGACACCGGATCGCTGGCGCTGGGCGGGCTGCTCGCCGGCCTGTCGATGGTGACCAGGACCGAGCTGCTGCTGGTCGTCATCGGCGGTGTGTTCGTGGTCGAGGCGCTGTCGGTGTCGCTGCAGATCGTGGTGTTCCGCACGTCCCGGCGCCGGCTGTTCCGGATGGCGCCGTTCCATCACCACTTCGAGCTGGCCGGCTGGGCCGAGACGACGGTCATCATCCGGTTCTGGCTGCTCGCCGCGATCTGCGCGGCGATGGGGCTGGGCATCTTCTACAGCGAGTGGCTCGCGGCCTCGGGTTCGGCGTGA
- a CDS encoding UDP-N-acetylmuramoyl-tripeptide--D-alanyl-D-alanine ligase codes for MIEMTLAEVATVTGGRLHRLTEAEAAATAVTAVEFDSRSVGPGGLFLALPGERADGHDFAAAAATRGATVLAGREVDAPAVVVPPAGARDAQTYLGAVDPDGHGAAVLTGLGRLARHVLGALPGLAVVGVTGSAGKTSTKDLLAAVLAPLGRTVAPPESFNNELGTPWTALRADAATRHLVLEFSARGIGHIAALCAVAPPRIGVVLNVGSAHLGEFGSRAGIAAAKGELVEALPPGGLPGDRGGVAVLNADDDAVAAMRDRTSARVVLFGRSADADVRAEQVVLEAGRASFRLVTPAGSAQVRLQLVGEHQVGNALAAAAVALELGGTPEQIAAALSAATPASRWRMEVTDRADGVTVVNDAYNANPEAMAAAISALSSLAGADRRAWAVLGPMAEIGDGAAQEHASTTRRARDTGVRRVVAVGAPDYGPDAEHVDDVDAALALLRAEIEPGDVVLVKASRSAGLERVAAGLLTTDGLVHR; via the coding sequence ATGATCGAGATGACGCTGGCCGAGGTCGCCACGGTGACCGGCGGCAGGTTGCACCGGCTGACCGAGGCCGAGGCCGCCGCGACCGCGGTGACCGCGGTCGAGTTCGACTCCAGATCCGTCGGACCGGGCGGGTTGTTCCTGGCGCTGCCCGGGGAACGGGCCGACGGCCACGACTTCGCCGCCGCCGCGGCCACCCGGGGTGCGACCGTGCTCGCCGGGCGTGAGGTCGACGCCCCCGCCGTCGTCGTGCCCCCGGCCGGGGCCCGCGACGCGCAGACCTACCTGGGCGCCGTCGACCCGGACGGGCACGGTGCCGCGGTGCTCACCGGGCTGGGCAGGCTCGCCCGGCACGTGCTGGGCGCGCTGCCCGGGCTCGCCGTTGTCGGGGTCACCGGCAGCGCCGGGAAGACCTCCACCAAGGACCTGCTCGCCGCGGTGCTGGCCCCGCTCGGGCGCACCGTCGCCCCGCCGGAGTCGTTCAACAACGAGCTCGGCACGCCGTGGACGGCGCTGCGCGCGGACGCCGCGACCCGGCACCTGGTGCTGGAGTTCTCCGCCCGCGGGATCGGGCACATCGCCGCGCTCTGCGCGGTCGCCCCGCCCCGGATCGGAGTGGTGCTCAACGTCGGCTCGGCGCACCTGGGCGAGTTCGGTTCGCGTGCCGGGATCGCGGCCGCGAAGGGCGAGCTGGTCGAGGCACTGCCGCCGGGTGGCCTGCCGGGCGACCGTGGTGGCGTCGCGGTGCTGAACGCCGACGACGACGCGGTCGCCGCGATGCGTGACCGCACCTCGGCCAGGGTGGTGCTGTTCGGCCGCTCCGCCGACGCGGACGTGCGCGCCGAGCAGGTCGTCCTGGAGGCAGGGCGCGCGTCGTTCCGGCTGGTCACACCGGCCGGGTCGGCGCAGGTCCGGCTGCAGCTGGTCGGCGAGCACCAGGTCGGGAACGCGCTGGCCGCCGCCGCCGTCGCGCTGGAGCTGGGTGGCACCCCGGAGCAGATCGCCGCCGCGCTGTCGGCGGCCACCCCGGCGTCGCGCTGGCGGATGGAGGTCACCGACCGGGCCGACGGCGTGACCGTCGTCAACGACGCCTACAACGCCAACCCGGAGGCGATGGCGGCCGCGATCTCCGCGCTGTCCTCGCTCGCCGGAGCCGACCGCAGGGCCTGGGCGGTGCTCGGGCCGATGGCCGAGATCGGCGACGGGGCGGCGCAGGAGCACGCGTCGACGACCCGGCGGGCCCGGGACACCGGTGTGCGCCGGGTGGTCGCCGTCGGCGCCCCCGACTACGGGCCGGACGCCGAGCACGTCGACGACGTGGACGCCGCGCTGGCCCTGCTGCGCGCGGAGATCGAGCCGGGTGACGTGGTGCTGGTGAAGGCGTCCCGCAGCGCGGGGCTGGAACGGGTCGCCGCCGGGCTGCTCACGACCGACGGGCTGGTGCACCGGTGA
- a CDS encoding UDP-N-acetylmuramoyl-L-alanyl-D-glutamate--2,6-diaminopimelate ligase: MTTGHPGALPDRPETVRPVDVALLGRLAGAELNPRTAGAGPGPLLDGAAGPHTVTGVTLRAGSVRPGDLFAALPGARAHGADFAAQAIAAGAAAVLTDPAGADRAEIRHSRLPVLVHPDPREVLGPVSAAVYGEPTARLRVLGVTGTSGKTTVGHLLEAGLAAAGRASGLLGTVRTRVRVPGHEPRALPSAFTTPEAPDLQALFAVMVEAGVTDVAMEVSSHALALGRVGGTRFAAGAFTNLSQDHLDFHPTMSDYFEAKARLFVGGGAGVEPARHGVVCIDDEWGRQLAVRRPDAVTVSSAGDGTHASWTVRDLAAHPDGTQTFTAIGPGGLAQPVTLALPGRYNVANALVALACLDADGIPPQVTAEGFAQLSVPGRMQRVDAGQPWLAVVDYAHKPAAVVALLDALRAQVRPHARVLTVLGCGGDRDTGKRSLMGAAAAIRSDLLVITDDNPRSENPAAIRAAMLEGAVHEPARGDVIEIGDRRSAIVYAVRSARPGDAVVIAGKGHETGQEVHGVKYPFDDADELVAAIRAAS, translated from the coding sequence GTGACGACCGGGCATCCCGGTGCGCTCCCGGACCGGCCGGAGACGGTGCGCCCGGTCGACGTCGCCCTGCTCGGGCGGCTGGCCGGAGCCGAGCTCAACCCGCGCACCGCAGGCGCGGGCCCCGGCCCGCTGCTCGACGGCGCGGCCGGCCCGCACACCGTGACCGGTGTCACGCTGCGCGCCGGCTCGGTGCGGCCCGGCGACCTGTTCGCCGCGCTGCCCGGTGCGCGGGCGCACGGCGCCGACTTCGCCGCGCAGGCGATCGCCGCGGGCGCGGCCGCCGTGCTGACCGATCCGGCCGGCGCCGACCGGGCCGAGATCCGGCACTCCCGGCTGCCGGTGCTGGTGCACCCGGACCCGCGCGAGGTGCTCGGCCCCGTCTCGGCCGCCGTGTACGGCGAGCCGACGGCCCGGCTGCGGGTGCTCGGCGTCACCGGGACCTCGGGCAAGACGACCGTCGGTCACCTGCTGGAGGCCGGACTGGCCGCCGCGGGGCGGGCGAGCGGGTTGCTCGGCACCGTCCGCACCCGGGTGCGGGTGCCCGGGCACGAGCCGCGGGCGCTGCCCAGCGCGTTCACCACCCCGGAGGCCCCCGACCTGCAGGCACTGTTCGCGGTGATGGTCGAGGCGGGCGTCACCGACGTCGCGATGGAGGTGTCCAGCCACGCGCTGGCGCTCGGCCGCGTCGGCGGCACCCGGTTCGCCGCCGGTGCCTTCACCAACCTCTCCCAGGACCACCTGGACTTCCACCCGACGATGTCGGACTACTTCGAGGCCAAGGCCCGGCTGTTCGTCGGCGGCGGCGCCGGTGTCGAGCCCGCCCGGCACGGCGTCGTCTGCATCGATGACGAGTGGGGCCGTCAACTGGCCGTCCGCCGGCCGGACGCGGTCACCGTGAGCTCGGCCGGTGACGGCACGCACGCCTCCTGGACGGTGCGCGATCTCGCCGCCCACCCGGACGGCACCCAGACCTTCACCGCGATCGGGCCCGGTGGCCTCGCCCAGCCGGTGACCCTGGCCCTGCCCGGCCGGTACAACGTGGCGAACGCGCTGGTCGCGCTGGCCTGCCTGGACGCCGACGGGATTCCACCGCAGGTCACCGCCGAGGGCTTCGCCCAGCTGTCGGTGCCGGGGCGGATGCAGCGGGTGGACGCCGGCCAGCCGTGGCTGGCCGTGGTCGACTACGCGCACAAACCGGCCGCCGTGGTGGCGCTGCTCGACGCGCTGCGTGCCCAGGTGCGGCCGCACGCGCGGGTGCTCACGGTGCTCGGCTGCGGCGGCGACCGGGACACCGGGAAGCGATCTCTGATGGGCGCCGCCGCGGCGATCCGCTCCGATCTGCTGGTGATCACCGACGACAACCCGCGCAGCGAGAACCCGGCGGCGATCCGGGCGGCGATGCTCGAGGGCGCCGTCCACGAACCCGCCAGGGGGGACGTGATCGAGATCGGTGACCGGCGGAGTGCGATCGTCTACGCCGTGCGCTCGGCTCGCCCCGGCGATGCGGTGGTGATCGCCGGCAAGGGGCACGAGACCGGGCAGGAGGTGCACGGGGTCAAGTACCCGTTCGACGACGCGGACGAGCTGGTTGCGGCGATCCGGGCGGCCTCATGA
- a CDS encoding peptidoglycan D,D-transpeptidase FtsI family protein: MTYAPPRGRRPGYGGGPPRGGPPRRRRSAADDPRFRLRLAWVLLAALLLVSGAKLVVVQTVQAGSLAADAEKQRASRIVIPAERGSITDRDGNVLAFSTESKAIVTNPRLIDRNRGAEALDYKNAMADAVAAVTGGDPEELKRALSRDRGYVVLATAVDPAPARDLRERFPEIAEESREARQYPGGNLASNIIGAATWSADAQKLVGRIGMESADDDLLAGQDGFQIADTAERSRTVIPGSVRSEQPAVSGSDVQLTIDSDLQFQVQQMLAGYAAESGARSGSAVVLDRETGEVLALADNTSFDPGNLLESDPATLGNKGVTTPFEPGSVNKVVAMAAALEAGVVRPEDVLEVPGQIKVADRTIRDAWAHGVERYTLTGVLAKSSNVGTLMTAQKVGEDAFSDMLTRMGMGQRTGIGLPGESAGSVPPRATWSGSTFGNLPIGQGLSMTVLQMAGMYQAIANDGVRVPPRVVSATTGPDGVRVPAEPAEPVQVMSPETAQTLRTMLTAVTQNERGQAGTGPAAAVSGYEVAGKTGTAQQVDPETGAYSRSQYWITFAGMLPAQDPRFVVGIMLDAPRGGTSAAPLFHDIASYLAQRDRIPVQSEPPRVQTLQVP; the protein is encoded by the coding sequence ATGACCTACGCACCACCCCGGGGCCGCCGTCCCGGGTACGGCGGTGGGCCACCCCGTGGCGGCCCACCGCGTCGCAGGCGCTCGGCCGCCGACGATCCGCGCTTCCGGCTCCGGCTGGCCTGGGTGCTGCTCGCCGCGCTGCTGCTCGTCTCCGGCGCGAAGCTGGTGGTGGTGCAGACGGTCCAGGCCGGGTCGCTGGCGGCCGACGCGGAGAAGCAGCGCGCGAGCCGGATCGTCATCCCGGCCGAGCGCGGCTCGATCACCGACCGGGACGGCAACGTGCTCGCCTTCTCCACCGAGTCGAAGGCGATCGTCACCAACCCGAGGCTGATCGACCGGAACCGGGGTGCCGAGGCCCTCGACTACAAGAACGCGATGGCCGACGCGGTCGCCGCGGTCACCGGCGGCGACCCGGAGGAGCTCAAGCGGGCCCTGTCCCGGGATCGCGGCTACGTCGTGCTGGCCACCGCAGTCGATCCGGCACCGGCCCGTGACCTGCGCGAACGGTTCCCGGAGATCGCCGAGGAGAGCCGGGAGGCCCGCCAGTACCCGGGCGGGAACCTGGCGTCGAACATCATCGGCGCGGCGACCTGGAGCGCCGACGCCCAGAAGCTGGTCGGCCGGATCGGGATGGAATCCGCCGACGACGACCTGCTCGCCGGCCAGGACGGCTTCCAGATCGCCGACACCGCCGAGCGCAGCCGCACCGTCATCCCGGGCAGCGTGCGCTCCGAGCAGCCCGCCGTGTCCGGCTCCGACGTGCAGCTGACGATCGACTCCGACCTGCAGTTCCAGGTCCAGCAGATGCTGGCCGGCTACGCCGCCGAGTCCGGCGCCCGCAGCGGCTCGGCGGTCGTGCTGGACCGGGAGACCGGCGAGGTGCTGGCGCTGGCCGACAACACCTCGTTCGACCCGGGGAACCTGCTGGAGTCCGATCCGGCGACGCTGGGCAACAAGGGCGTCACCACACCGTTCGAGCCCGGCTCGGTCAACAAGGTGGTCGCGATGGCGGCCGCACTCGAGGCCGGCGTCGTCCGGCCGGAGGACGTGCTGGAGGTCCCCGGCCAGATCAAGGTCGCCGACCGCACCATCCGGGACGCCTGGGCGCACGGCGTCGAGCGCTACACGCTGACCGGTGTGCTGGCGAAGTCCTCGAACGTCGGCACCCTGATGACCGCCCAGAAGGTCGGCGAGGACGCCTTCTCCGACATGCTCACCAGGATGGGGATGGGGCAGCGGACCGGCATCGGGCTGCCCGGCGAGAGCGCGGGCTCGGTCCCGCCGCGCGCGACCTGGTCCGGTTCCACCTTCGGCAACCTCCCGATCGGGCAGGGCCTGTCGATGACCGTGCTGCAGATGGCCGGGATGTACCAGGCGATCGCGAACGACGGCGTGCGGGTGCCCCCGCGGGTGGTCTCGGCGACCACCGGACCGGACGGCGTGCGGGTTCCCGCCGAGCCGGCCGAGCCGGTGCAGGTGATGTCCCCGGAGACCGCGCAGACCCTGCGCACGATGCTCACCGCCGTCACCCAGAACGAGCGTGGGCAGGCCGGGACCGGCCCGGCCGCCGCCGTGTCCGGCTACGAGGTCGCCGGCAAGACCGGCACCGCGCAGCAGGTCGACCCCGAGACCGGGGCCTACTCGCGGTCCCAGTACTGGATCACCTTCGCCGGGATGCTCCCGGCGCAGGACCCGCGGTTCGTGGTCGGGATCATGCTGGACGCGCCCCGGGGCGGCACCAGCGCGGCGCCGTTGTTCCACGACATCGCGTCCTACCTGGCCCAGCGCGACCGGATCCCGGTGCAGAGCGAGCCGCCGCGGGTGCAGACCCTCCAGGTCCCGTGA